In Rutidosis leptorrhynchoides isolate AG116_Rl617_1_P2 chromosome 6, CSIRO_AGI_Rlap_v1, whole genome shotgun sequence, the DNA window ATACACATCGCTTTAGATAAGACGAACATACGTCATGTACCCTCACATGGTGATATAACACCTGGTACACTCTAACCCAATAACACGcgcacacaagggaacggtactcgcacaatgaccgaaaGTGTACATACGCCTTGAAACACTAACCCCCTAAGTGGTCGTCCGCACTTGCCGCAAAGTAACCGATAAATCGATCACACCCACCTATCATACGcacaccatatggttaaccatactcgcgtcatggtgctactggctctgtggttcacaccatacgcatttgtcatgatgctactgtaacacacttttataaatatctagaaccacttttgacaactcattacttaactagaatgataaagataacgatatttatattttattttattaaatatatataacaatttaaattaatattatatatatttatacgcgtattatacgtacatagttttatacttttactatacttaaactttacctttactttatttttactttactttaactttaataattcactttaataattcatactttaataattcactttaataattcatactttaataatttactttaataattcatactttaataattcactttaataattcatactttaataattcactttaataattcaaaaatctattataaatagaattcaataggtttcattatttcatagaaacttgaaaatatttttctctaaactctctcaatcgatttacatatatatatatttactccgtattatttcaagatattattagtatacataaaatattacgacggagtgccgtccgagtgatttcgaaattgtttttcaagtaggataggatgaaggaaattatgggttatagctatggaggtgattgagtatggttcatgggtatgctcgtggggtcaatatagtgtttatcattttcgttgcgtctacgtacctttcctgcaatattgaatctcaatattgatacgtgagtactcataatttaacttttacatactaatagtgtattcctgactagtgctcgagtatataggattatgcatgtttgtacttttgatattgcctttagttaggttatgttgaatcctgaattagttatatatgcgactgagataaagtataagatatgcatgtcattggaaagctagcgaaaaattaagaacttttcatttagatatcgaatgatttcgatgaacggatttgaagttatagtccttcgaatttttgtattattattaaaaatgattattattatcgtcgttattatcgtcgttctagttttatcttattattattattcttatctttatcaataaaaggatttatcattaaaaattgttatttttttattattactatcgttaaagttataattagtattattattattatccaattattattattattattattattattattattattattattattattattattattattattggtatttttattattattatcattattaatattattatcattatttaaaaatggttattgttattgttattattattattactatattatcattaagataattattagtattatcgttaataatgttatagtaactatcattattaatattagtgtaattaaaacaaatatttgtaacacctaattattttgattactattattatcattattacgaacacgatataaaagacgattaaaagctattaaacgaaacgattaggaaataatgggtaagagtatcatgatgaaattaaaatattataagatattgatttagataaaattatcgttcttattattttttatcattactattattattaaaaggatcgttagtattaaaactatcatttaaaaaaaaattatcattttaatagaaatgtcattgttactataaaatatcattattgttattattttaaatagaattattatttttaaagataatattaaaaattatcgtaaatattaaagttatcataattagaattatcgttttatcataatgtcatcttagtaattataaatattgatatttttataataataattattattacaaaataatacaacttttacttactattcattatagatattattttatcaaataagtatgtgatacaaacatattttactacgtgtaataacttactttaatacaacttttgctacggggaacgttttacctggggtgttacagctaccggctccgtggttcacatcacaactcgagttacTCACGCTAAggcgctaccggctccatggttcacaccttAACAACTCGTGCCATAgtcctaccggctccgtggttcacatcgtagcacactcgcacatgctatggcactaccggctctgtggttcataccataacacaacaacacacgctcttttggccttgatcacaacgagtagtgtaacatcgctcactgctacaccatagtgaatcctgcaATTTAAATCATATACATATACGAAAAATCGTTCCACTCACTAGGACACTATCGCCTCCAATGTCCTATGGGTCTCACTCGAGCGAGCTTAGCGACCCTAGTACCCTCGAATGCCTAAACAACAGAAGACTCACGTAACAGAGTCAAGGCATGACACATTAACCACACCCTCTACCGAGTGCAACACCAAACCGCAAACGTAAGCCGACCACTCGCCATAATTatttccaacggagaataaagtttagctaaggctTAAATACACATCGCATGTTATAACAAAATGTACAACATACGAATACCACGCTAAAAGTACCTGAACGTCTTCTCGCGACGCCCGCCACTGCTAGCTTAGGACATTCTTCCTTGCAATGTCCTCCTTTATGGCAGTTGAAACACACAATGCCGCTACTTCTTGATACTGGGCACTCCCAGCACTCGTGCCCCCTTtctccacaattgaaacatctagagaCACTAGTATCCGACACTCCTTTCCTCCCGCTACTTGTACCATCAATAGCACTTCTAGCCTTCTTTCTCGGAGCGCTATACAAATTACCCCTTCTCTCACCCGAAGTATCACCAGCCATCGTAGGAGTATACGATTCGAAACCCTTAGCCACGGCAAATAACTTAGCAAAAGAGTCCACTTTCCCAATGCTAATTTTCCCACGAAAATCATCATTCAAAGTGTTAAGGAAGTCCTCCATCAACATCCTATTGTTATTACTATACTCGGGGCAAAATCGAGTCTTAGACAAAAAGGTAGCCTTAAGAGTATTTAGGTCCGTAGACCCTTGTCGCAaacttcgcaactcatcacgcatcCTTGAAAAATCCGCCTGTgttcggaactcctcaaagaattccttcttaaaatcatccCACGATAACCTCATGAATGGTTCTTCACCAacgatatcaatcttaccatccaaccaattcttCACATTACCCcgtaacaaactagtagcgagtctcgttttCTTGTTCGGAGGACATTCAGTTGTACGAAaatacccttcgacatccgagatccaaccgGTACTCACTAACGGATCGGGATCTCCGtagtacatcggaggtttagtcactcgaaagttcttgtaactaaactccttttcaccaacaccttgaggtttaggaaaccccCTTTCGAACTCTTCTCGGAGCGCACTCATTCGCTCCGTAAATGCAGCTTCAATCCTAGCCCTCATCTCATCCTCGTCATTTCGTTCTCCATTCAAAGTCCCGCttctcgtcgtcattctaaagaatgcaaaacgattaaacAACGAAACTCAAATAAACCacacacaacaccaccccatcttgcttaacacccgttgtacatcacttgttaaacacgatttgcactcgtaacaatggtagctagtcattattacgtgcaCATGCTgtctcaactcattagtacaacgactatcttgctcgatgatattcacaACGCAAACGCAAACACAAACACCACACGATATAAACACATGCAAGAATAGTATCACGatacaagccacaatcctagttagctcacctacacactaaggcactaactaaattcCCATccaacccgtactcctacaagtcccacaacaaataagcacacacaaaagtctaagtctaggcacctatctcaagtcgccaaaatcccttagaccatgctctgataccacttgaaatgacGACAAACCATTTTAACGAAAAATgacaaaacttttttttttgccAGAGCGGCGCACCAACCACAGGTGCGGCGCTTTTGTGACACAAGAACGGTGCTCCTATTTCTAAAAGCGGCGTTCATGTCGACTGACCAAAAAGACTACAACTCACTGACGAAAAGCGACGCTTTTACCCCCAAAAGCGGCGCTCTTGAACCTGAACATATGAAGTTTCAAAATTTATAAGAGTTAACCAACCCATTAAGCCCAATTCAAAGTCTAACGCGCGCCCTAGTGAAaccgaaactacacgcgattcactaccctaaGTCCACTATAATGGGAATGTCTGAAACCACACGcgacatcgtgaatccgaaaccacacgcgattcactagtgaagccgaaaCTACACGCGAATCACTACCTAACTCATCTCAACAACAAaacggggttgacctacttgtcaatgtgaatccgtatcgcccgagattcactaccccgagggtggtaacccaaaacgcacaaaCCTGCCACGTGGACCCAAAACTCATAGAGTCCATCATCTCACACACATGTAaagtgtgatggccccgtcaaaacacttaatggctccgtcacttggtcctacagcttgatcgaacttaaatgaatttaacaaacgacattgcattcttttatttcaaaagtttcctaaaaaggaaagcataccaaaatatgtagttaaaagtaacccaacatattaataatctaaagttgacacaaaacattgtcaacaacccacaagtattaattattcaaaaaccgaatgcaagccaaagtttcataaattgtttcataaaaatctgcccaaatgcatgcagactcttctaaacacagtggaagcatcacataaactcaagtacctatgaaaacatgcgagtaaactgtcaacacaaaggttgagtgaattataggtttaaataattgaataaactttagaccacaagatttaaaaatgttagaaaacattaaacattattccattatcaatgagccacctggtaaccacttaaccctttatttaccattgccaatcacaataaaaatatacactggacagtgtatctacaacaaaatacgaagtactaaacatttcgattataaattgctagcgcgactagctcgaaatggggttgtcaaacccgatagatctatctgtaggattcgcgttcaccggtagaaaccaatgattacagttaccagactaggaaatatttttatCCAACTCAcaacgaataatttaaatttaattgtcacttgtgtctaaacgtgaaataaaatgcatgtaatcacatcccaaaaatatactttgaaaagtatgtaaaaacgggactataactcacctcaatagtaatgaagtaaccaatacaattaagcgaacagcaaatgtagtacagtgatcaggaatgatcacaacgccgacctataaataaagcaggtcgatataaataactaacttaggtcaagtcttagtatgatagttattgtacatgttgcaagtagtcatagaacaatactcaatatgcattggtttgatcggaacagcttacagacacacactttctatttttagaaagtttctatttttagcaggtttccatttttggaaagtttctatttttggaaagtttctatttttggaaagtttctatttttggaaagtttctatttttagaaagttttcaaatttagaaagttgctattttaggaaagtttataagttaggaaagtttccttaattagaaagtcaacaaaagtcaactgaaagtcaaagtcaaccgaaagtcaactcaaaagtcaaccttggtcaaacatggtcaacgtaaattttaaaagtataagttacaataataatgtaagttataatgtttgttaaagttaaatatgtcaaattatgtcataacataagttttattaaattaaaatgaattattaaagttaatataaatttaaatgatataatttatataacataagtatttaattaattaattaaatattagtcataatgtaaatattattaattaataataaattttaaatcatatcataagtattattaattaataatgaattattaatcatatcatgagtttctaattataattattaaatcataagtatttaataattaaattataattaaataataattaagccttataataattaaataattaattaatccttattataagtcctattatagtaatctcataatataagtttaatacttatcataagtattttccattaataatgaagtattattaatcatatgtttaattaaaatgttaattaaatcataaatattaattaaatgatataataaatatatatcataagttgtaaataataataattactttttttatcataagtaattaaatgatattgaaatccattaattatatcataagtttaataattaatcataagttttaaatcaaaagttcatcgggtcgtatcctgagccccgggtgtcggttttcggcgagccttacatatatctccgcctaatcaaatcacctgacactttggtatactcaagaacacaccatgaacagcccacaagtcgtgatatacagccaatacactacttggaacttcaattcaatcaaaaacgtgttttagacgtaacgggtgattcgtggctcggattgagatgacccaaacatgaaagttcgtcccaccatcagtcctaacacactaacacaccctaaagtcaccaaatatggtcacaaagtcggaccaaacctggttcataccaaaatcacatttcaatcttaacaaaataccactttgatcatatctagggctccggaaatcgaaacaacatgaattcggagtctaaaattaatgtcttgatgagaggaactcatttatatactttattttatgatcaaaatcagttacaatatcagaaacacacgaaaaagctgctgtcccaattttatcaaaccgaaaaatatgcaatcgagcaattctacgcatacaatcaacattacaacaactaataatcatcatactaataatataaacataaaatacagaaaaataaataaaaattaaaagttctagggttagggtttataccctaatcaagaaacaattagtataatcgcgtagagaacggaacgaggaatccgattgtatgaacgatctctagacccaagcttgaaaaattgatgaagatgatgatgtttggtggtgTTGGTCATCGCCCAAAAAGAGAAGGAAGGGAGGAAGGAGAGCAAAAGTGGTAATTAGGTAAATGAgatggaaaataaaaaaaaatggggagtatactccctccccttatggtcggccgaatggggggtcatggggtgggccccattgcCCAATCTTGCTAAAAGTGTAAtttcttgtggcccgaaagcccgaacgaatcccgaaatgcgaaaacgcacttacgcgattaaaaatccggagagataacaaacgcgcgacgaaaaataaatataaataccctatataataatatgatcttaaaatatcatatttaaaataattaggatttaaatatcccaaaaacgggACCGTTGGTCTGAAAACCGAAAAGatacgccggatagaaatccgcgacacgtagaaacgtataaattaaaatatgaatataattattcacataacatttaataattaatatattattattaatataataatataggccatagaaatgacatagcacgaataacagttaacggtcgttaaataattaacgatagaagataacggaaaaagtagggtcgtgacagtaccttcccgttacggaaatttcgtcccgaaatttaagcaggtgcaggggttgactcagcatctgggaacaaatgcgggtacttctacttcatctaatcttcatgctcccaagtgaactcgggaccgcgtctggcgttccatctaacccggacaataggaattcggctctgcttaagagtcttaacttctcgatccataatttcaataggttcctcaataaagtgtagttgcttatcaacatgaagttcttccagaggaatagtcttatcggcctcggctaaacacttctttaaattccatacatgaaaaacatcgtgaacaacactgagttcttgtggtaactttaaacgataagccgccggtccaactctctcaacaatctcaaactgtccaacaaaacgaggacttagctttccccttttaccaaaacagatctcacccttccaaggtgaaacctttaacataacacgatcgccaacttgaaattccacatctttccttcccctatcggcataactcttttgccgaattCTAGCGGTTCTTAACCTgcccttaatctgtacaatcttctaggtagtctcgtgaataatttctagacctgtgagttgagcatccccaacctcattctaacagacaggagacctacacttcctaccgtacagagcttcaaacggtgcggcttgaatacttgcgtgataactgttgttataagaaaactcagctagcggcaaatatttatcccacccattaccaaaatcaataacacacgctcgtaacatatcctccaacgtatgaatggtcctttcactccgaccatccgtttgaggatgataagcggtactcatatctaacctagttcccaaggcttcctgtaaagatcgccaaaacctcgatacaaatcgactgtctcggtccgaaataatggatacaggaacaccatgcctagaaacaatctccttcaagtacaaacgtgtaagcttctccattgaatctgtttccctaatcagcaaaaagtgagccgacttagtgagtcgatctacaattacccaaatagtgtcatagccacctgcaactctcggtaacttagtaataaaatccattgtaattccttcccacttccactcgagaatctcGGGTTGTATCagcagtccagacggtttttgatgtttagctttaaccttagcacaggtcaaatacttagccacatacgtagccacatcacctttcaaatttggccaccaatacagctccttaagatcatgatacatctttcctgaaccaggatgaatagagtacctagacttatgagcctcatccaaaacaagttgtcgcagttcaccaaacttcggaacccaaagacgtcctgcaaagtacctagtaccatctgctcgaatctcaaatttcttagccatacctcttacgttctctttcacaaaattctattCCTTTAAGGCtttttgttgtgcctcaagaatctgccttgcgaggtttgttctgattgtcatattcaaggccctaaacctgcgaggttcagccctttctttacgactcaacgcatccgccacaacattggccttacccggatgatacaaaagctcacaatcgtaatcattcaaggtctcaatccatcttcgttgtctcatgttcaactgtttctgatcgaggatatgttgaagacttttgtgatctgtgtacacagtactcttgaccccatacaaataatgtctccaaatcttaagtgcaaaaacaacggcccccaactctaaatcatgagttgtatagttctgctcgtgaatctttaactgacgagatgcgtacgcaataactttctttcgttgcatcaaaacacaaccaaagccttgacgtgaagcatcacaataaacaacaaaatcatcattaccctcaggtagtgacaatatcggagcggtagtcaacttcttctttaaaatatgAAAAGCAGTCtcatgttcatccttccactcgtacttcttccctttatgcgttaaagcagtcagaggtttcgcgatacgagagaaatcttgaatgaaccttcgatagtaacctgccaatcctaggaactgacgaatctgggtaggagttttcggagtttcccacctttcaatcgcctcaatcttagcaggatcaacttgtatcccttgtttactaacaatgtgtccaaggaattgaacttctcgtaaccagaatgcacacttagagaacttagcgtataactcttcttttctcaacagatcaagcactaacctcaaatgttcctcgtgctcttcatcactcttcgaataaataaggatgtcgtcgatgaacacaataacgaacttgtccagatagggtctacacatacggttcatgaggtccatgaacacagcaggtgcatttgtcaatccgaacggcataacaagaaactcaaagtgtgcgtaacgggtgcgaaaagaagTTTtcaaaacatcagattctttaacacgcaactggtgatagccggaacgaagattgatttttgaataaacagatgaaccctgaagctgatcgaacagatcatcaattctcggaaggggataacggtttttaatagtaagcttgttcaactcacgataatcaatgcacaaacgaaaagaaccatccttcttcttaacaaacagaacaggagctccccaaggggatgaactaggacgaataaaacctttgtctaacaactcacggagttgacttgacaattcttgaagttcggaaggcgcaagacgataaggagcacgtgctacaggagcagcaccgggaacaagatcaatttgaaattctaccgcgcattgcggcggaaggccaggtaaatcttcgggaaatacctcgggaaaatctctaacaatgtgaacatctccaacactcttcgtttctTTTTCGGAATCAACGACAtgagctagaatagcatgacagcctttgcgaagatgtttaagaactttcaaacagctaataagagttaactgtcggcacctcttatctccaaaaaccatcagcggcatccccaaccacattagtaataagaatagctttatcataacacacaatctcagcacgattcgcagataaccaatccatcccaataacaatgtcaaaactaccaagttcaatcagtaccaaatctatctcaaaatctctaccagctaaactaatgttacacttacgatgcacagtcttagcagtgagtaccttaccattagctatttcaacaacataagtattgtctaaaggagttaacggtgttttgattgtTGGACTTAatctactcgacacaaaactcaaatcagcccctgaatcaaatagtacataaactgataaatcgttgaccgagaacgtaccagtaacaagtttaggatcttcctcagtatccctagcgttaatgttgaacactctaccacgcgcagtctctgcagtcttcttgttgggacaggcattaCGGAAATGCCctggcttcccacactcgtaacaaaccctcggattaccaccattattcgactttccattaccattaccattaccacctctattaccagcattattaccattattaccacctgcagcaggagcagtagaacccggcagaagcaccgtacaatccttagcaatgtgtccctgtttagaacacctcttgcaagtcacggtatagaaaccatcatgagccttgtaaaaacgaggacacacacgctgactgcggttattcgaaccagaagtatccgGCTTTTTCTGCTgactctggttttgattgcggttattatcccactttctcttcccattatcagctttcttaacagtttcttcactgggttcggttacaacagtcttgcttcttctcaagatcttatcattcaacttatgagccattgacatcgcggcct includes these proteins:
- the LOC139854560 gene encoding uncharacterized protein; the protein is MYYGDPDPLVSTGWISDVEGYFRTTECPPNKKTRLATSLLRGNVKNWLDGKIDIVGEEPFMRLSWDDFKKEFFEEFRTQADFSRMRDELRSLRQGSTDLNTLKATFLSKTRFCPEYSNNNRMLMEDFLNTLNDDFRGKISIGKVDSFAKLFAVAKGFESYTPTMAGDTSGERRGNLYSAPRKKARSAIDGTSSGRKGVSDTSVSRCFNCGERGHECWECPVSRSSGIVCFNCHKGGHCKEECPKLAVAGVARRRSALAKLYSPLEIIMASGRLTFAAFEGTRVAKLARVRPIGHWRR